Proteins encoded in a region of the Pseudothermotoga elfii DSM 9442 = NBRC 107921 genome:
- a CDS encoding penicillin-binding transpeptidase domain-containing protein, which yields MKRLKVIVYLMATIPFLILLARAFVLQILQRESHREYVDSLKVYVRQIEAPRGKILTNDGSPIAWDEEVLVARSTGLMDPSSVEEVVGPERKLKLLLGEEIIVTEAEAIKLQKTGVLISRKYIRKYSNLAPHVVGYIDIDRKGMSGVEKEYDSYLRGTNGYELISISPSGKTFGRFLQAAPIAGNNLILTIDSKIQDYVQKLLKESNYTGTIIVQASDGSILAMASNPDFDPNLFVNSMDRRQWNEISNNPQSPLLNRAISATYPPGSVIKPLYAIAYLEEGLDLTKTVNCKGYFEFVGNSGNVLGTYRDWYVSGHGETDLKKALRVSCNVFFYNLALELGIEKMKQFANLFMLDQLTGVDLPGERTGLFPDPSWKSRVYNQPWYPGDTILCGIGQSFINLTPIEVLNFFNAIANDGTCYQPHVLQLISNQQGEKIVRYEKNASYKVPLKDTTIDFLKDSLKEVVESNGNHSEEGTAYQAFKGLNIDVAGKTGTAETGKQGEKSHSWFVGFSPVKNPEIIVLVMLEKAGGGGEAAAPLARKVFEFWMNNRK from the coding sequence TTGAAAAGGCTTAAAGTGATTGTTTATCTAATGGCGACCATTCCGTTTTTGATATTGCTGGCAAGGGCATTTGTGTTGCAAATTTTGCAACGCGAGTCACATCGCGAATATGTAGATTCTTTGAAGGTATATGTACGACAAATAGAAGCACCGCGCGGTAAAATTCTAACCAATGATGGATCACCAATTGCATGGGATGAAGAAGTACTGGTGGCACGTTCAACTGGACTAATGGACCCCAGCTCAGTGGAAGAAGTCGTTGGCCCAGAAAGAAAATTAAAACTCCTGCTTGGTGAAGAAATCATCGTAACAGAAGCTGAAGCAATAAAACTTCAAAAAACAGGTGTTCTTATATCCAGAAAATATATCAGAAAATACAGCAACCTTGCACCTCACGTTGTCGGATATATAGACATAGACAGAAAAGGAATGTCCGGTGTAGAAAAAGAATATGACTCCTACCTCAGAGGAACAAACGGTTACGAACTGATAAGTATCTCGCCTTCTGGTAAAACATTTGGGAGATTTTTACAGGCAGCTCCTATAGCCGGTAACAATTTGATACTGACAATAGATTCAAAAATACAAGATTACGTTCAAAAACTTTTAAAAGAATCAAATTACACCGGTACCATAATTGTCCAGGCTTCTGATGGTTCAATACTTGCTATGGCTTCAAATCCGGACTTTGACCCAAATTTGTTTGTAAACTCTATGGATCGAAGACAATGGAATGAAATTTCAAACAATCCACAAAGCCCACTTTTAAACAGAGCGATATCTGCAACATATCCACCCGGGTCTGTTATAAAACCACTGTATGCCATCGCCTACCTTGAAGAGGGTCTTGATTTAACTAAAACTGTAAATTGCAAGGGATACTTTGAGTTTGTTGGAAATTCTGGAAATGTTCTGGGAACTTACAGAGATTGGTATGTATCTGGCCATGGCGAAACTGATTTAAAAAAAGCTTTGAGGGTCTCATGCAATGTTTTCTTTTACAATCTGGCTCTGGAACTCGGTATAGAGAAAATGAAGCAATTTGCAAATTTGTTCATGCTGGACCAGTTAACCGGGGTGGATCTACCTGGAGAGCGCACCGGTTTGTTTCCAGATCCATCCTGGAAATCCAGAGTGTATAATCAACCCTGGTATCCCGGAGATACAATTCTGTGCGGAATAGGGCAGAGTTTTATAAATCTTACTCCAATTGAAGTGCTGAATTTTTTCAACGCAATAGCGAATGATGGTACATGTTACCAGCCTCATGTACTTCAACTCATTTCCAATCAACAGGGAGAAAAGATTGTCAGATATGAAAAAAACGCCTCATATAAAGTTCCTCTAAAAGACACAACGATAGACTTCTTAAAAGATTCTTTAAAAGAAGTAGTTGAATCAAATGGCAATCATTCCGAAGAAGGAACAGCTTACCAAGCCTTTAAAGGGCTAAATATTGACGTGGCAGGCAAAACAGGCACAGCAGAAACCGGTAAGCAGGGAGAAAAATCCCATTCATGGTTTGTAGGGTTCTCACCAGTGAAAAATCCCGAGATAATAGTACTCGTTATGCTTGAAAAAGCTGGCGGCGGAGGAGAAGCAGCAGCCCCACTGGCAAGGAAGGTGTTCGAGTTTTGGATGAACAATCGAAAATAA
- the fliS gene encoding flagellar export chaperone FliS, translating to MKDSYIENSVKTASPAKLVEMLYEKGIEVLKDAKGFFKENNFIAANEKIKRAQDIITELNISLDMEKGGEIAKSLRSLYNYMYRTLIESNLKKDIQKLDEVIYYFEQLLDVWKTAMKSTTVKPNENDHHLNISI from the coding sequence ATGAAAGATTCTTATATAGAAAATTCTGTAAAAACAGCCAGCCCGGCAAAGCTCGTTGAAATGCTTTACGAAAAAGGAATAGAGGTTCTCAAAGATGCAAAGGGATTTTTCAAAGAAAATAATTTTATCGCAGCAAATGAAAAAATTAAGAGAGCTCAAGATATAATAACTGAACTGAACATATCTCTGGATATGGAAAAAGGTGGCGAGATCGCAAAATCGCTCAGATCCCTGTACAATTATATGTATAGAACATTGATAGAATCAAATTTAAAAAAAGATATTCAGAAACTCGACGAAGTGATTTACTATTTTGAGCAGCTTCTGGACGTATGGAAGACTGCGATGAAATCTACAACAGTCAAACCAAATGAAAACGATCATCACCTGAATATCTCCATATAG
- a CDS encoding NUDIX hydrolase, giving the protein MSEKLLSRQEIFRGKILTLCVDEVLLENNKKSVREVVYHPGAVAILPILNDGCIILVKQFRYPIGRELLEVPAGKLDRNEDPLSCAKRELEEETGYKSESLEYFGSIYTTPGFSNEQIHLYVATNLTKGHQNPDEDELLYISVVHQEKAISMCFNGEIVDAKTIALIMLAHKKGVI; this is encoded by the coding sequence TTGTCGGAAAAGTTGTTGAGCAGACAGGAAATTTTTAGAGGGAAGATACTCACTCTTTGTGTTGATGAAGTTCTGCTGGAAAACAATAAAAAATCAGTGCGAGAAGTGGTTTATCACCCTGGTGCTGTTGCAATATTACCAATTTTGAATGATGGATGCATAATTCTCGTCAAACAGTTCAGATACCCTATAGGTAGAGAACTCTTAGAAGTTCCTGCTGGAAAACTGGATCGTAACGAAGACCCATTAAGCTGTGCTAAACGAGAATTAGAAGAAGAAACTGGTTATAAATCTGAATCGCTTGAGTATTTCGGAAGCATATATACAACCCCGGGATTTTCGAACGAGCAAATACATCTGTATGTTGCAACAAATTTGACAAAAGGACATCAAAATCCGGATGAAGACGAGTTGCTATACATTTCTGTGGTTCATCAAGAAAAAGCTATCTCGATGTGCTTTAACGGCGAAATCGTTGACGCAAAAACAATCGCCCTCATTATGTTAGCGCACAAAAAAGGAGTGATTTAA
- a CDS encoding GNAT family N-acetyltransferase has product MESVKLLTEFSIVKFLSLVNEVFSDYPVPVNWDTFSFNLDARENSISMENSFIFLKDDEPAGFIVCCVRKDKGRIDSMGVIKSERGSGLAYRMLEHALEALRWKKVRTVTLEVLESELRAVRFYEKNGFRISRKLFTMIKEIQHPTTNVNFLKVDPRWIHQASVEAMISLQRNPNWQREPATLLLAGNRYKTARTTLMRTVGYVVWGSTEKSVFIVDCAPLKQPEIYDRLLNEAVNFVCATEGKNICTIANVPENDPMFSAATNNEFKKVLTQLEMTLHLY; this is encoded by the coding sequence ATGGAATCTGTCAAGTTGTTGACAGAGTTTTCGATTGTCAAATTTCTCAGCCTCGTTAACGAGGTTTTTAGCGATTACCCTGTGCCGGTTAACTGGGATACATTCAGTTTTAACCTCGATGCACGTGAAAATTCTATCTCCATGGAGAATTCATTTATATTTTTAAAAGATGACGAACCAGCTGGCTTTATAGTATGTTGTGTCAGAAAGGATAAGGGAAGAATAGATTCCATGGGTGTGATAAAAAGCGAAAGAGGAAGCGGACTCGCTTACAGAATGCTTGAACATGCACTCGAAGCTTTGCGCTGGAAAAAAGTCAGAACCGTAACGCTCGAAGTACTTGAAAGTGAGCTGAGAGCTGTCAGATTTTATGAGAAAAACGGATTCAGAATTTCGCGAAAACTCTTCACAATGATAAAAGAAATTCAGCACCCCACGACAAATGTAAACTTTCTAAAAGTAGATCCAAGATGGATCCATCAAGCTTCTGTAGAAGCCATGATATCTCTTCAACGCAATCCAAACTGGCAACGTGAACCTGCAACACTTCTGCTTGCTGGCAACAGGTACAAAACAGCAAGAACGACATTAATGAGAACCGTTGGTTATGTAGTATGGGGTTCAACAGAAAAAAGCGTATTTATAGTGGATTGTGCCCCATTGAAGCAACCAGAGATTTATGATCGTCTGCTCAATGAAGCAGTCAATTTCGTCTGTGCAACTGAAGGGAAAAACATATGCACAATTGCAAATGTACCAGAAAACGACCCGATGTTTTCAGCAGCAACAAACAACGAATTCAAAAAAGTTTTAACTCAACTTGAGATGACATTACATCTCTATTGA
- a CDS encoding queuosine precursor transporter, giving the protein MLSNEIIWFAEIAIVLGSSILAFRIFGKYGLYTVVVTTTIVCNLQVVKLVELFGLTATLGNVVYGASFFATDLLSELYGKKEAQKAVWLGFTSLLLTTIWMQISLWYRASAADLADPHLKSIFTLMPRIAIGSLSAYLVSQHHDVWAYHMWKKLTKNRHLWLRNNLSTMVSQAIDTLVFCIIAFLGIYNAKTFTSIVFTTYVLKWLVAVCDTPFIYLAVRISKVKSSEQELC; this is encoded by the coding sequence ATGCTCAGCAATGAAATAATATGGTTTGCAGAAATAGCAATCGTCCTTGGAAGCTCAATATTAGCTTTCAGGATATTCGGTAAATATGGATTGTACACAGTTGTGGTCACAACAACTATTGTATGCAATCTCCAGGTAGTGAAACTTGTCGAACTTTTCGGCTTAACCGCCACACTTGGTAACGTTGTGTACGGTGCAAGCTTTTTTGCAACAGATCTTTTAAGCGAATTATATGGAAAAAAGGAAGCGCAGAAGGCTGTTTGGCTTGGGTTTACCTCTCTTCTCTTGACCACCATCTGGATGCAGATTAGCCTTTGGTACAGAGCATCTGCAGCTGATTTAGCAGATCCACATCTCAAATCAATATTCACTCTAATGCCGAGAATAGCTATTGGGAGCTTATCTGCATATCTTGTCTCCCAGCATCACGATGTGTGGGCTTACCACATGTGGAAAAAATTGACAAAAAACAGGCATCTCTGGCTCAGAAACAACCTCTCAACTATGGTGTCCCAGGCTATCGATACACTAGTTTTTTGCATCATAGCATTTCTTGGCATATATAACGCAAAAACTTTCACAAGCATTGTTTTTACAACATATGTACTGAAATGGCTTGTGGCTGTTTGTGACACTCCATTTATTTATTTGGCTGTGAGAATAAGCAAGGTGAAAAGCAGTGAGCAAGAACTTTGCTGA
- a CDS encoding 2-hydroxyacid dehydrogenase, whose product MLVLFLNKTNKHWVERIEEFRLKFPEIAFEGYFSSPDARSLIKEANIVIAARLTEEEILSAKNLQVIIVPMAGVNALNWEAINKRGIMVSNCHENAPAVAERAMALALSLLGRIVEFDQDLRYGVWHGYSVGSPEQDYWTSLRNKTVCIVGMGHIGKEISKLLHPFNCKIISVRKSAPFEHSCVTSNIDWAIEQSDLIFITVPLTRETRNLLNRERLYKMKGKYLVNISRGEVIDEKALFEVLKENILAGAAIDTWYQYPKSPDEIVLPSRYPLNTLKNVIFSPHVGGYTIDGVTGLMNETLFILEEYLKRGKLINQVDPGKEY is encoded by the coding sequence GTGTTAGTGTTGTTTTTAAACAAAACAAACAAACACTGGGTAGAGAGAATAGAAGAATTTAGACTTAAATTTCCAGAAATTGCTTTCGAAGGCTATTTTTCTTCACCTGACGCACGCTCTTTGATAAAAGAAGCAAATATAGTGATTGCAGCAAGGCTAACTGAAGAAGAAATCCTTTCAGCAAAAAACTTGCAGGTGATAATTGTACCCATGGCAGGTGTCAATGCACTCAATTGGGAGGCAATAAATAAAAGGGGAATAATGGTAAGCAACTGTCATGAAAATGCACCTGCAGTTGCAGAAAGAGCCATGGCTCTGGCTCTTTCACTGCTTGGAAGGATAGTTGAATTCGACCAGGATTTAAGATATGGCGTGTGGCATGGCTATTCCGTCGGTTCACCGGAGCAGGATTACTGGACTTCTCTTAGAAACAAAACTGTATGCATAGTTGGTATGGGACATATCGGAAAAGAAATTTCAAAGCTCCTGCATCCTTTTAATTGCAAAATAATATCGGTTAGAAAATCCGCACCTTTTGAGCATTCCTGCGTGACATCCAATATTGATTGGGCTATTGAACAGAGCGATTTGATTTTTATAACAGTTCCGTTGACCAGGGAAACCAGAAATCTTCTCAATCGCGAAAGGCTGTACAAAATGAAGGGAAAATACCTTGTAAATATATCAAGAGGCGAAGTGATTGACGAAAAAGCACTTTTTGAAGTTCTCAAAGAAAATATTCTTGCCGGCGCAGCTATTGATACATGGTATCAATATCCAAAATCACCAGACGAAATTGTGCTGCCAAGCAGATATCCACTGAATACACTTAAAAATGTCATATTTTCACCGCACGTCGGTGGATATACTATCGACGGAGTAACTGGCTTGATGAATGAAACACTTTTCATACTGGAGGAATATCTGAAAAGAGGAAAACTAATAAATCAGGTTGATCCAGGAAAGGAGTATTGA
- a CDS encoding TIGR03960 family B12-binding radical SAM protein, protein MDEQSKIMRFLNDFLNEVEKPSRYIGGELNQILKNPEDVKLRIGLLFPDVYEIGMSNLGLLIIYYVLNSIHDVWAERAFLPWIDMINLMRTKNIELFTHESKTPLRNLDMIGISLQYELSYTNVLWALNLSKIPIIAEERRENDPIIVAGGPCTVNPEVIAPVFDAIVIGDGEEVAVEIAYRLIETKNLPRQEKLRSLSKIKGVYVPIFYVDSTPPFPSDKDIPEKISRRTIPDLNKSVLPPNRIIPHAQIVHDRIVVEAMRGCTRGCRFCQAGMIYRPVREKFSETMLKESFSALLCTGYEELALLSLSTADHSNIEAILSKLKELLKDSCTSISMPSTRLDAFALAMANVMSNVRRAGLTFAPEAGTQRLRNVINKNISEEDYVKTLETARKSGWNRIKLYFMIGLPTETDKDLSGIIEMANIARKIGFKKINISISNFIPKPHTPFQFSEQKPVSYIKHAQRILTQARKFANISFHDPEMSLIEGLISRGDRSVFKTLINAFKNGAIFDDWDNMFNLDHWQKAIESSKIDPNEYLRPRRFDESLPWDHIDTGIRKQFLIEEYQKALSGLPTQDCRWSSCSNCGVCNKYLKNLLEDR, encoded by the coding sequence TTGGATGAACAATCGAAAATAATGAGATTTTTGAATGATTTTCTAAATGAAGTTGAGAAACCATCCAGGTACATAGGTGGTGAGCTAAATCAGATATTAAAAAACCCAGAAGATGTTAAGTTAAGAATTGGTTTGCTTTTTCCAGACGTTTACGAAATCGGAATGTCAAACCTTGGTTTACTCATAATATATTACGTTCTGAACAGCATTCACGATGTCTGGGCAGAGAGGGCTTTTCTTCCCTGGATTGACATGATAAACTTGATGCGCACAAAAAATATAGAACTGTTCACACATGAATCAAAGACGCCATTGCGAAATCTTGATATGATAGGTATCTCGCTTCAATATGAGCTGTCATATACAAATGTGTTGTGGGCACTTAATCTGTCAAAGATACCGATTATTGCTGAAGAACGCAGAGAAAATGACCCGATCATCGTAGCTGGCGGGCCTTGTACAGTAAACCCTGAGGTTATCGCGCCTGTCTTTGACGCAATAGTGATAGGTGACGGCGAAGAAGTAGCAGTCGAGATTGCATATAGACTAATAGAAACAAAAAATCTCCCCAGGCAAGAAAAACTCAGATCACTCTCAAAGATTAAAGGCGTTTACGTGCCAATATTCTATGTAGATTCCACACCACCTTTTCCTTCAGATAAAGATATTCCAGAAAAAATATCTCGAAGAACGATTCCTGATCTGAACAAATCTGTTCTTCCACCAAACAGAATTATTCCACATGCCCAGATCGTCCACGACAGAATCGTTGTAGAAGCAATGAGAGGCTGTACGAGAGGATGTAGATTTTGTCAGGCCGGAATGATATATAGACCAGTCAGAGAAAAATTTTCCGAAACGATGTTGAAAGAATCTTTCTCTGCTCTGTTATGCACAGGATACGAAGAACTTGCTCTATTATCACTCTCAACAGCTGATCACAGCAATATCGAAGCAATACTCAGTAAATTAAAAGAACTCCTCAAAGATTCCTGCACCTCAATTTCAATGCCTTCAACCAGGCTTGACGCTTTCGCGCTTGCAATGGCTAACGTTATGAGCAATGTCAGGCGAGCTGGCCTGACATTTGCTCCTGAAGCCGGGACGCAAAGGTTGAGAAATGTGATAAACAAAAATATATCCGAAGAAGATTACGTGAAAACTCTCGAAACAGCCAGAAAATCCGGCTGGAACAGAATAAAACTATATTTCATGATAGGTCTCCCAACAGAAACAGATAAAGATTTATCAGGAATAATTGAGATGGCAAACATAGCCCGAAAAATCGGATTTAAAAAAATAAATATCTCAATCTCGAATTTCATACCAAAACCACATACCCCATTCCAATTTTCCGAGCAAAAACCCGTTTCTTATATAAAACACGCCCAAAGAATATTAACACAGGCAAGAAAATTTGCAAACATTAGCTTTCACGATCCAGAAATGAGTTTAATCGAAGGTTTGATTTCCAGAGGAGATAGGAGTGTTTTTAAAACACTAATAAATGCTTTCAAAAATGGCGCAATTTTTGACGACTGGGACAACATGTTTAACCTCGACCACTGGCAAAAAGCAATTGAAAGCTCAAAAATTGATCCAAATGAATATCTCAGGCCAAGAAGATTCGACGAGAGCCTTCCATGGGATCACATCGATACAGGTATCAGAAAACAGTTTTTAATTGAAGAATATCAGAAAGCTCTCAGCGGCTTACCAACACAAGATTGCAGATGGAGCAGTTGTTCGAATTGCGGTGTGTGCAACAAATATTTGAAAAATCTGCTGGAGGATAGATAA